The following proteins are encoded in a genomic region of Glycine max cultivar Williams 82 chromosome 18, Glycine_max_v4.0, whole genome shotgun sequence:
- the LOC100526953 gene encoding 30S ribosomal protein S10, chloroplastic-like (The RefSeq protein has 1 substitution compared to this genomic sequence) — protein sequence MAVSLSVTPLSLSNSTPSLSSKPKFPSLCFFSGNNTLRVKCPKPSHSTTVVHVAPEALDSSLDPLDPPPETLDDDSDATTFEVGDLGTPSTSAISIGGDADTMAPKQKIRIKLRSYWVPLIEDSCKQILDAARNTNAKTMGPVPLPTKKRIYCVLKSPHVHKDARFHFEIRTHQRLIDILYPTAQTIDSLMQLDLPAGVDVEVKL from the exons ATGGCGGTTTCTCTCTCTGTTactcctctttctctctccaattcttctccttctctatCTTCCAAGCCAAAGTTTCCATCTTTGTGCTTTTTCTCTGGCAACAACACCTTGAGGGTCAAATGCCCAAAACCTTCGCACTCAACAACTGTTGTTCATGTTGCTCCAGAAGCGTTGGATTCTTCACTTGATCCCTTAGACCCACCTCCAGAAACCCTTGATGATGACTCTGACGCCACCACCTTTgag GTTGGTGACTTGGGGACTCCTAGCACTTCGGCAATTAGCATTGGTGGCGATGCAGATACA ATGGCACCAAAGCAGAAGATTAGAATCAAGCTTAGATCTTACTGGGTGCCCTTGATAGAGGATTCCTGCAAGCAGATATTAGATGCAGCAAGGAATACCAATGCAAAAACGATGGGACCTGTGCCATTACCAACCAAGAAGCGAATCTACTGTGTTCTTAAATCCCCACACGTACATAAGGATGCTCGGTTCCATTTCGAGATCAGAACACACCAGCGTCTCATTGATATTCTATACCCTACAGCTCAAACAATAGATTCTCTGATGCAACTAGATCTTCCTGCTGGTGTTGATGTGGAGGTCAAGCTCTAG
- the SAT1 gene encoding serine O-acetyltransferase 1 — protein sequence MNVLALGRFLTSPLYKTSPLTPSPIQFTPIFLHPPKFQSLYSIHPFSLSMATCVDAPTPLSRKPNGSQSDDRSFNYMKFCRPTFSDRVPCIPICKNRDTAFTRVEEFDTCVEDNDDIEVEVVEGVDLWLKIQEEARLDVDQEPILSSYYFSSILSHKSLESALANHLSTNLSSLSLPSSTLFDLFMGVLVDDGDDDIVGAVKDDLIAVKERDPACISYVHCLLNFKGFLACQAHRIAHKLWLQGRKVLALLIQNRVSEVFAVDIHPGAKIGRGILLDHATGLVVGETAVIGNNVSILHNVTLGGTGKASGDRHPKIGDGVLIGAGTCILGNIKIGDGAKIGACSVVLKEVPPRTTAVGNPARLVGGKDNPIKLDKMPSFTMDHTSWSDYVI from the coding sequence ATGAATGTTCTGGCTCTAGGGCGCTTCCTCACTTCCCCCTTATATAAGACttcccctctcactccctcccCAATCCAATTCACACCCATTTTTCTTCATCCCCCAAAGTTTCAATCTTTGTATTCAATTcaccctttctctctctccatGGCCACTTGTGTTGATGCCCCAACCCCTCTTTCTCGGAAGCCTAACGGGTCCCAATCCGATGATCGTTCCTTCAATTACATGAAATTCTGCCGACCCACTTTCTCTGATCGCGTTCCCTGCATACCCATTTGCAAGAATCGTGACACTGCCTTCACACGCGTGGAGGAGTTTGACACATGTGTGGAGGATAATGATGATATTGAGGTTGAGGTTGTGGAGGGTGTTGATCTTTGgttgaagattcaagaggagGCAAGGTTAGATGTTGATCAAGAACCAATTTTATCCAGCTACTATTTCAGTTCCATTTTGTCTCACAAATCTTTGGAGAGTGCCTTGGCCAACCACCTCTCCACAAATTTGAGCAGCTTGAGCCTTCCAAGCAGCACCCTTTTTGACCTTTTCATGGGTGTTTTGgttgatgatggagatgatgacATCGTAGGTGCTGTGAAGGATGATTTGATAGCTGTTAAGGAGAGGGACCCTGCTTGCATAAGTTATGTGCATTGCTTGCTGAATTTCAAGGGTTTTTTGGCATGTCAGGCTCATAGGATTGCTCACAAATTGTGGCTTCAAGGGAGGAAGGTCTTGGCGCTGTTGATTCAGAATAGGGTGTCTGAGGTTTTTGCTGTGGATATTCACCCTGGTGCCAAAATTGGACGTGGGATTTTGCTGGATCATGCAACAGGACTTGTTGTGGGGGAGACTGCAGTTATTGGGAATAATGTGTCAATTTTGCATAATGTGACATTGGGAGGGACTGGTAAGGCAAGTGGGGATAGACACCCTAAGATTGGTGATGGGGTGTTGATAGGTGCAGGGACTTGTATTTTGGGGAACATTAAGATTGGTGATGGAGCTAAGATTGGTGCTTGTTCTGTTGTGTTGAAGGAAGTGCCACCAAGGACTACTGCTGTTGGGAACCCTGCTAGGTTGGTTGGAGGGAAGGATAACCCTATTAAATTGGATAAGATGCCTAGTTTTACCATGGACCATACTTCATGGTCTGATTATGTTATATAG
- the LOC113000140 gene encoding tabersonine 16-hydroxylase 2, with amino-acid sequence MAEMMKNPKVMKKAEAEVREVFNMKVRVDENCINEIKYLKLVVKETLRLLPPIPLLLPRECGQTCEIHGYLIPAKSKVIVNAWAIGRDPNYWTEPERIYPERFIDSTIDYKQSNFEYIPFGVGRRICPGSTFASRIIELALAKLLYHFDWKFPNGMISEE; translated from the coding sequence ATGGCTGAAATGATGAAGAATCCAAAAGTAATGAAGAAAGCAGAAGCTGAGGTGAGAGAGGTCTTCAATATGAAAGTCAGGGTTGATGAGAATTGCATCAATGAAATCAAATATTTGAAACTAGTTGTTAAAGAGACCCTGAGATTACTCCCTCCAATTCCTCTTTTGCTTCCAAGAGAATGTGGTCAAACATGTGAGATACATGGTTATCTCATACCAGCCAAAAGCAAGGTCATAGTCAATGCTTGGGCAATTGGAAGAGATCCAAACTATTGGACTGAACCAGAGAGGATTTATCCGGAGAGATTCATTGATAGCACTATTGACTACAAACAGAGTAATTTTGAGTACATTCCTTTTGGTGTTGGAAGAAGGATATGCCCAGGAAGcacatttgcttcaagaattattGAACTGGCCCTTGCAAAGTTGTTGTATCACTTTGATTGGAAGTTTCCAAATGGAATGATAAGTGAAGAATAG